A stretch of the Cyprinus carpio isolate SPL01 chromosome B4, ASM1834038v1, whole genome shotgun sequence genome encodes the following:
- the LOC109094514 gene encoding transcription intermediary factor 1-alpha-like isoform X1 → MMDGSEKMESDDVVIIVENEAESKRADEAQGSVRMMMMALMDVCPVCKLSFSSREPKLLPCLHSFCKRCLPAHNTPASTNSNAQQLNMIRCPVCQQECMDVEVLDNFFVKDSVEVPSSTMEKSCQLCMSCDDNTEASGFCVECAEFLCVTCIDAHQRVKFTRDHTVRQITEMSSEAMGASTQKPVFCDIHRQEPLKLFCETCDLLTCRDCQLLKHKDHNYQFLEDAYKNHKEHLENMTCQLQEKKKVIEDISNTINNGLQQVDENRKTVANEIKKSICNLIMEINRKGKLLFNQLEAITKDHETLLKKQQQDVTSLSTHLDHVINFTKWATASNSGTALLYCKRLITCQIQYLMRAKCNISYVPQSLVRFQSRSAFWASNVDLGSLMVEKTPVRHPSGPQPFPFQQMNPGPRPDGLQTGFPNSHAQQQQQQQRQSTLAQLQMQVEKLSQHTNRHQPPTQWSWYHGMRLPGPSPHRPMQGGSPSQALPSMPQHGRRYGARSPPPMLQPTNLPPQTLRGLINNPTYPLKPMEVLPRTRYPHSAAFSSGASLPTPQTLNQQNMQVTSYLNRRFDPSMQLSAQRPSYQPSHLSTPTERTVQGRQMSVTSSEPKTSSGSWKRVEAPQSGPSNPPTKRRRRSSPGPVIVIKDEPEDDEVHFVNTSAKASLPDSTGVQSQTPQGEQQSEKTPEADEDPNEDWCAVCQNGGELLCCDKCPKVFHLSCHIPTLTASPSGEWYCTFCRDLTSPEMEYNVSARGEMNNVKQDPDSEAFTPVDKRKCERLLLRLYCNELSTDFQEPVTPSSMPEYSEIIKTPMDLSVIRSKLEDRNYKSTEDFVEDVRLIFKNCATFHKEDTEMASVGANLESYFEEQLKLLYSDHTFPGVKEESVASLCPDDTSLLSKTPPQDTSPAEEIVKPSSEDLPQGEPHNKDIEKKPENLSSPAGSSPADAETDSKVTKDPTS, encoded by the exons ATGATGGATGGAAGTGAGAAGATGGAGTCTGATGATGTGGTGATCATCGTGGAGAATGAGGCGGAAAGTAAGCGCGCTGATGAAGCTCAGGGCAgtgtgaggatgatgatgatggctcTGATGGACGTGTGTCCCGTGTGTAAGCTCAGCTTCAGTAGCAGGGAGCCCAAACTGCTGCCCTGCCTGCACTCCTTCTGTAAGAGATGCTTACCTGCTCACAACACACCGGCCAGCACCAACAGCAACGCGCAACAGT TGAACATGATCCGCTGTCCAGTCTGTCAGCAGGAGTGCATGGATGTTGAGGTCTTGGATAATTTCTTCGTCAAGGATTCTGTGGAAGTGCCGAGCAGCACAATGGAGAAGAGCTGTCAG CTCTGCATGAGTTGTGACGATAACACAGAGGCCAGCGGTTTCTGCGTGGAATGCGCAGAGTTTCTGTGTGTCACCTGCATCGATGCTCACCAGCGTGTGAAGTTCACCAGAGATCACACAGTTCGGCAAATAACCGAAATGTCCTCAG AGGCGATGGGTGCTTCCACACAGAAGCCTGTCTTCTGTGACATCCACAGACAGGAGCCATTGAAGCTCTTCTGTGAAACCTGCGATCTCCTCACCTGCAGAGACTGTCAGCTACTCAAACACAAGGACCATAA TTACCAATTTCTAGAAGATGCATATAAAAACCACAAGGAACATCTGGAAAATATGACCTGCCAACTTCaagaaaagaagaaagttataGAGGACATATCTAATACCATAAACAACGg TCTTCAGCAGGTGGATGAAAACCGCAAGACTGTGgctaatgaaattaaaaaatctatCTGCAATCTCATTATGGAGATCAACAGGAAGGGGAAGTTATTGTTCAATCAACTTGAG gCAATCACAAAGGACCATGAAACCCTCTTGAAAAAGCAACAACAGGATGTGACCTCACTCTCCACACATCTTGATCACGTGATTAATTTCACAAAATGGGCCACAGCCAGTAACAGTGGAACAGCCCTCCTGTACTGTAAGCGGTTG ATAACTTGTCAAATCCAGTACCTCATGCGAGCAAAGTGCAACATCTCATATGTTCCCCAGAGTTTGGTTCGGTTTCAAAGTCGATCTGCTTTTTGGGCCTCAAATGTGGATCTTG GTTCTTTAATGGTAGAGAAAACTCCAGTGCGTCATCCCAGTGGTCCACAGCCATTTCCTTTCCAGCAAATGAACCCAGGCCCTAGACCCGATGGTCTTCAGACGGGGTTCCCAAACTCACAtgcccagcagcagcagcagcagcagcggcaaAGCACATTGGCCCAGCTGCAGATGCAGGTGGAGAAACTCTCCCAGCACACCAACCGCCACCAACCACCCACCCAGTGGTCATGGTACCACGGCATGCGCTTACCAGGGCCATCTCCACATAGACCCATGCAGGGTGGATCACCCTCTCAGGCGTTACCCAGCATGCCTCAACATGGGCGTCGATATGGTGCACGGAGCCCGCCACCTATGCTTCAGCCCACTAACCTACCTCCACAG acTTTGAGGGGTCTTATCAACAATCCCACCTATCCTCTTAAACCGATGGAGGTGCTTCCAAGAACCCGCTATCCTCACAGTGCTGCTTTCTCCAGTGGAGCTTCACTTCCCACTCCACAGACGCTCAATCAG CAGAACATGCAGGTAACGTCGTACCTGAACAGGAGATTTGATCCCAGCATGCAGCTGTCTGCTCAAAGGCCCAGTTATCAACCCAGTCACCTCTCCACACCTACAGAACGAACTG TACAAGGAAGACAAATGTCTGTCACATCATCAGAACCAAAGACCAG TTCTGGCTCCTGGAAGCGTGTAGAAGCCCCCCAGAGTGGCCCATCAAACCCCCCCACCAAGAGGAGACGCAGGTCGTCCCCAGGGCCAGTCATTGTTATCAAAGATGAACCAGAGGATGATGAAGTTCATTTT GTAAACACCAGTGCTAAAGCCAGTCTTCCAGACAGCAcaggcgttcagtctcaaacacCACAGGGTGAGCAGCAATCAGAGAAGACCCCAGAAGCAGATGAAGACCCCAATGAGGACTGGTGCGCGGTGTGCCAGAACGGAGGAGAACTGCTCTGCTGTGACAAATGTCCCAAAGTCTTCCATCTTAGCTGCCATATTCCCACACTGACTGCCTCTCCAAG TGGGGAGTGGTATTGTACGTTCTGCCGTGACCTTACCTCACCTGAAATGGAGTATAACGTCAGTGCTAGAGGAGAAATGAACAATGTTAAGCAGGATCCAGATTCTGAGGCTTTCACTCCTGTGGATAAAAGA AAATGTGAGCGACTGCTGCTTCGTCTTTACTGCAATGAGCTCAGCACGGATTTTCAGGAGCCTGTTACACCATCG TCGATGCCAGAATACAGTGAGATAATAAAGACGCCAATGGACCTGTCGGTGATCAGAAGCAAACTGGAGGACAGAAATTACAAGAGCACTGAGGACTTTGTTGAGGATGTCAGGTTGATTTTCAAAAACTGTGCAACTTTCCACAAG GAAGACACTGAGATGGCCAGTGTGGGTGCTAATCTGGAGAGTTACTTTGAGGAACAGCTGAAGCTCTTGTATTCAGACCATACATTTCCTGGCGTGAAGGAGGAGAGCGTTGCTTCTTTGTGTCCTGATGATACAAGTCTCTTATCAAAGACGCCTCCACAAGACACTTCCCCTGCTGAGGAGATTGTGAAACCCTCCAGTGAAGATCTCCCTCAGGGGGAACCGCACAATAAAGACATTGAGAAGAAGCCAGAGAACTTAAGTTCTCCTGCAGGATCCAGTCCAGCAGATGCTGAAACAGACAGTAAAGTGACTAAAGATCCAACTTCCTGA
- the LOC109094514 gene encoding transcription intermediary factor 1-alpha-like isoform X2, which yields MMDGSEKMESDDVVIIVENEAESKRADEAQGSVRMMMMALMDVCPVCKLSFSSREPKLLPCLHSFCKRCLPAHNTPASTNSNAQQLNMIRCPVCQQECMDVEVLDNFFVKDSVEVPSSTMEKSCQLCMSCDDNTEASGFCVECAEFLCVTCIDAHQRVKFTRDHTVRQITEMSSEAMGASTQKPVFCDIHRQEPLKLFCETCDLLTCRDCQLLKHKDHNYQFLEDAYKNHKEHLENMTCQLQEKKKVIEDISNTINNGLQQVDENRKTVANEIKKSICNLIMEINRKGKLLFNQLEAITKDHETLLKKQQQDVTSLSTHLDHVINFTKWATASNSGTALLYCKRLITCQIQYLMRAKCNISYVPQSLVRFQSRSAFWASNVDLGSLMVEKTPVRHPSGPQPFPFQQMNPGPRPDGLQTGFPNSHAQQQQQQQRQSTLAQLQMQVEKLSQHTNRHQPPTQWSWYHGMRLPGPSPHRPMQGGSPSQALPSMPQHGRRYGARSPPPMLQPTNLPPQTLRGLINNPTYPLKPMEVLPRTRYPHSAAFSSGASLPTPQTLNQNMQVTSYLNRRFDPSMQLSAQRPSYQPSHLSTPTERTVQGRQMSVTSSEPKTSSGSWKRVEAPQSGPSNPPTKRRRRSSPGPVIVIKDEPEDDEVHFVNTSAKASLPDSTGVQSQTPQGEQQSEKTPEADEDPNEDWCAVCQNGGELLCCDKCPKVFHLSCHIPTLTASPSGEWYCTFCRDLTSPEMEYNVSARGEMNNVKQDPDSEAFTPVDKRKCERLLLRLYCNELSTDFQEPVTPSSMPEYSEIIKTPMDLSVIRSKLEDRNYKSTEDFVEDVRLIFKNCATFHKEDTEMASVGANLESYFEEQLKLLYSDHTFPGVKEESVASLCPDDTSLLSKTPPQDTSPAEEIVKPSSEDLPQGEPHNKDIEKKPENLSSPAGSSPADAETDSKVTKDPTS from the exons ATGATGGATGGAAGTGAGAAGATGGAGTCTGATGATGTGGTGATCATCGTGGAGAATGAGGCGGAAAGTAAGCGCGCTGATGAAGCTCAGGGCAgtgtgaggatgatgatgatggctcTGATGGACGTGTGTCCCGTGTGTAAGCTCAGCTTCAGTAGCAGGGAGCCCAAACTGCTGCCCTGCCTGCACTCCTTCTGTAAGAGATGCTTACCTGCTCACAACACACCGGCCAGCACCAACAGCAACGCGCAACAGT TGAACATGATCCGCTGTCCAGTCTGTCAGCAGGAGTGCATGGATGTTGAGGTCTTGGATAATTTCTTCGTCAAGGATTCTGTGGAAGTGCCGAGCAGCACAATGGAGAAGAGCTGTCAG CTCTGCATGAGTTGTGACGATAACACAGAGGCCAGCGGTTTCTGCGTGGAATGCGCAGAGTTTCTGTGTGTCACCTGCATCGATGCTCACCAGCGTGTGAAGTTCACCAGAGATCACACAGTTCGGCAAATAACCGAAATGTCCTCAG AGGCGATGGGTGCTTCCACACAGAAGCCTGTCTTCTGTGACATCCACAGACAGGAGCCATTGAAGCTCTTCTGTGAAACCTGCGATCTCCTCACCTGCAGAGACTGTCAGCTACTCAAACACAAGGACCATAA TTACCAATTTCTAGAAGATGCATATAAAAACCACAAGGAACATCTGGAAAATATGACCTGCCAACTTCaagaaaagaagaaagttataGAGGACATATCTAATACCATAAACAACGg TCTTCAGCAGGTGGATGAAAACCGCAAGACTGTGgctaatgaaattaaaaaatctatCTGCAATCTCATTATGGAGATCAACAGGAAGGGGAAGTTATTGTTCAATCAACTTGAG gCAATCACAAAGGACCATGAAACCCTCTTGAAAAAGCAACAACAGGATGTGACCTCACTCTCCACACATCTTGATCACGTGATTAATTTCACAAAATGGGCCACAGCCAGTAACAGTGGAACAGCCCTCCTGTACTGTAAGCGGTTG ATAACTTGTCAAATCCAGTACCTCATGCGAGCAAAGTGCAACATCTCATATGTTCCCCAGAGTTTGGTTCGGTTTCAAAGTCGATCTGCTTTTTGGGCCTCAAATGTGGATCTTG GTTCTTTAATGGTAGAGAAAACTCCAGTGCGTCATCCCAGTGGTCCACAGCCATTTCCTTTCCAGCAAATGAACCCAGGCCCTAGACCCGATGGTCTTCAGACGGGGTTCCCAAACTCACAtgcccagcagcagcagcagcagcagcggcaaAGCACATTGGCCCAGCTGCAGATGCAGGTGGAGAAACTCTCCCAGCACACCAACCGCCACCAACCACCCACCCAGTGGTCATGGTACCACGGCATGCGCTTACCAGGGCCATCTCCACATAGACCCATGCAGGGTGGATCACCCTCTCAGGCGTTACCCAGCATGCCTCAACATGGGCGTCGATATGGTGCACGGAGCCCGCCACCTATGCTTCAGCCCACTAACCTACCTCCACAG acTTTGAGGGGTCTTATCAACAATCCCACCTATCCTCTTAAACCGATGGAGGTGCTTCCAAGAACCCGCTATCCTCACAGTGCTGCTTTCTCCAGTGGAGCTTCACTTCCCACTCCACAGACGCTCAATCAG AACATGCAGGTAACGTCGTACCTGAACAGGAGATTTGATCCCAGCATGCAGCTGTCTGCTCAAAGGCCCAGTTATCAACCCAGTCACCTCTCCACACCTACAGAACGAACTG TACAAGGAAGACAAATGTCTGTCACATCATCAGAACCAAAGACCAG TTCTGGCTCCTGGAAGCGTGTAGAAGCCCCCCAGAGTGGCCCATCAAACCCCCCCACCAAGAGGAGACGCAGGTCGTCCCCAGGGCCAGTCATTGTTATCAAAGATGAACCAGAGGATGATGAAGTTCATTTT GTAAACACCAGTGCTAAAGCCAGTCTTCCAGACAGCAcaggcgttcagtctcaaacacCACAGGGTGAGCAGCAATCAGAGAAGACCCCAGAAGCAGATGAAGACCCCAATGAGGACTGGTGCGCGGTGTGCCAGAACGGAGGAGAACTGCTCTGCTGTGACAAATGTCCCAAAGTCTTCCATCTTAGCTGCCATATTCCCACACTGACTGCCTCTCCAAG TGGGGAGTGGTATTGTACGTTCTGCCGTGACCTTACCTCACCTGAAATGGAGTATAACGTCAGTGCTAGAGGAGAAATGAACAATGTTAAGCAGGATCCAGATTCTGAGGCTTTCACTCCTGTGGATAAAAGA AAATGTGAGCGACTGCTGCTTCGTCTTTACTGCAATGAGCTCAGCACGGATTTTCAGGAGCCTGTTACACCATCG TCGATGCCAGAATACAGTGAGATAATAAAGACGCCAATGGACCTGTCGGTGATCAGAAGCAAACTGGAGGACAGAAATTACAAGAGCACTGAGGACTTTGTTGAGGATGTCAGGTTGATTTTCAAAAACTGTGCAACTTTCCACAAG GAAGACACTGAGATGGCCAGTGTGGGTGCTAATCTGGAGAGTTACTTTGAGGAACAGCTGAAGCTCTTGTATTCAGACCATACATTTCCTGGCGTGAAGGAGGAGAGCGTTGCTTCTTTGTGTCCTGATGATACAAGTCTCTTATCAAAGACGCCTCCACAAGACACTTCCCCTGCTGAGGAGATTGTGAAACCCTCCAGTGAAGATCTCCCTCAGGGGGAACCGCACAATAAAGACATTGAGAAGAAGCCAGAGAACTTAAGTTCTCCTGCAGGATCCAGTCCAGCAGATGCTGAAACAGACAGTAAAGTGACTAAAGATCCAACTTCCTGA